A single region of the Sorghum bicolor cultivar BTx623 chromosome 9, Sorghum_bicolor_NCBIv3, whole genome shotgun sequence genome encodes:
- the LOC8061743 gene encoding uncharacterized protein LOC8061743, producing the protein MDVGWRRLRNAPAKFTALRKPSCSCSCRQAAREEERRRKRRTRRERERQQRGSTAQLLRRALYRILAVAALPPRAPDLFLKEADPTRYGTWPLPTASAHFLLILQLKRVKHGHFFGATFLSSCLSRRGSASSPLPFLPHPRFPPICSNHLFSPFLSRRPSATNAHLGRAPIPSLVASAVATAATRVPVAVSAQTLLHAPQPLRAHRLSHQDLDTVDYIVGRGGIPEGTKEISKDKYFGLAWAGGCWVLGLPQMPQQPGEPQVNGMHPPSTAGVNWFLLPVSECKCAHGTLLDELQPYASGGREP; encoded by the exons ATGGACGTTGGCTGGCGACGGCTGCGCAACGCGCCGGCGAAATTTACTGCACTGCGGAAGCCTTCTTGCAGTTGCAGTTGCAGGCAGGCGGCGCGGGAAGAAGAGCGGCGGCGGAAGCGCAGAACTcgcagagagagagaaagacaaCAGAGGGGGAGCACGGCACAGTTACTCCGCCGCGCGCTTTACAGGATCCTGGCAGTGGCAGCTCTCCCGCCCCGAGCCCCCGACCTCTTCCTGAAAGAGGCCGACCCGACGCGGTACGG GACATGGCCGCTGCCCACCGCATCGGCGCACTTTCTCCTgatcctacaactaaaaagagtaAAACATGGACATTTTTTTGGTGCTACATTTCTTTCGTCCTGCCTCTCGCGCCGTGGGTCCGCGTCCTCCCCTCTCCCTTTTCTCCCGCACCCGCGATTCCCTCCCATCTGCAGCAATCACCTCTTCTCCCCTTTTCTATCGCGCCGCCCATCCGCAACAAACGCTCATCTTGGCCGCGCCCCGATCCCCTCCCTGGTCGCGAGCGCCGTCGCGACCGCCGCCACGAGGGTGCCGGTGGCCGTGTCCGCACAGACCCTACTCCACGCTCCTCAACCCCTTCGCGCACATCGACTTAGCCACCAAGATCTGGACACCGTCGACTACATCGTTGGCCGAGGCGGCATCCCCGAG GGGACCAAGGAGATCTCTAAGGACAAATATTTTGGATTAGCTTGGGCTGGCGGGTGCTGGGTGCTCGGGCTTCCCCAGATGCCACAGCAACCGGGTGAGCCACAGGTGAATGGGATGCATCCGCCCTCCACAGCCGGGGTCAACTGGTTCCTGCTCCCGGTGTCAGAGTGCAAGTGCGCACACGGTACG TTGCTGGATGAGTTGCAGCCTTACGCCAGTGGAGGCCGAGAACCttag
- the LOC8072512 gene encoding uncharacterized protein LOC8072512, translated as MGSLLARTGVLPWLQAKIVDPVLQVIRRGAEPKQLAFSAALGVTIGIFPICGTTVILGAVAVAMLGSRCNAVTVMVLNLAATPIELSLIIPFLRLGETITGSGHFPLTADALKNVLTGHASKDVLLSIVHAMLGWLIAAPFVLAVLYAVSFPCFKVLVNRFGGIPSSPRTPIKAV; from the exons ATGGGCTCTCTTCTCGCCAGGACTGGCGTCCTGCCATGGCTCCAGGCCAAGATTGTTGATCCCGTGCTGCAGGTCATTAGAAG GGGAGCAGAACCCAAGCAGCTGGCCTTCTCTGCTGCCCTTGGTGTCACGATTGGGATCTTTCCAATATGTG GGACCACTGTTATTCTTGGTGCTGTTGCTGTAGCAATGTTGGGAAGTCGTTGCAATGCTGTTACTGTTATGGTTCTAAATTTGGCCGCCACTCCAATTGAGCTAAG CTTGATCATCCCTTTCTTGCGTTTGGGGGAAACCATCACTGGCAGTGGGCACTTCCCTTTGACTGCCGACGCATTGAAGAATGTTCTCACTGGTCATGCATCAAAGGATGTGCTACTGAGCATCGTCCATGCG ATGCTGGGTTGGCTTATTGCTGCACCATTTGTACTGGCCGTGCTGTACGCTGTTTCGTTCCCTTGTTTCAAGGTCCTGGTCAACAGGTTTGGCGGCATTCCTTCGAGCCCCAGGACCCCGATCAAGGCAGTGTAG
- the LOC8061744 gene encoding uncharacterized protein LOC8061744 isoform X1 — MAEDSGAILRHISSLKDMVDKVNEEIERNIQKTREIESEIVQHSETEKHYLNKESELTKEVSVTEFELNGLIQVAAAESDFLKVAEGNLEFQKVAQDRIRKRLSDKMEKFINESMGFQANMLKSSSEDLVLLLNEKSSLEDESAKLKMKINTVHNSSTEYIAEILEEVNTENSGSLKVCGNSEALASYFSQDAAGQFGSCEAPVGLGKPSGCLGEESELSKMPWISQVNDCTLVICLFKVAACQMARRMRTHRCPQKQEDTGML; from the exons GTCAATGAAGAGATTGAACGAAACATACAAAAGACCAGGGAAATAGAATCAGAGATAGTGCAGCATTCTGAAACCGAAAAGCACTATCTCAACAAGGAGTCTGAGTTGACAAAAGAAGTATCAGTTACTGAGTTTGAACTCAATGGCCTTATCCAAGTGGCTG CTGCTGAATCAGATTTTCTTAAAGTGGCTGAGGGAAATTTGGAGTTCCAGAAAGTTGCTCAGGATAGGATTCGAAAAAGATTGTCTGATAAGAT GGAAAAATTCATCAATGAATCTATGGGATTTCAAGCCAATATGCTCAAAAGTTCGAGTGAGGATTTAGTTCTCTTACTGAATGAAAAAAGTTCACTGGAGGATGAAAGTGCGAAATTGAAAATGAAGATAAACACTGTACATAATTCTTCTACGGAATACATTGCAGAGATTCTTGAGGAAGTAAATACAGAAAATTCAG GTAGTCTGAAGGTTTGTGGCAACTCTGAAGCCCTGGCTTCATATTTCAGTCAAGATGCTGCTGGTCAGTTCGGCAGCTGTGAGGCTCCTGTAGGATTGGGCAAGCCATCTGGGTGCCTGGGTGAGGAGAGTGAACTTAGTAAAATGCCATGGATCTCGCAGGTCAATGATTGCACTTTGGTCATTTGTTTGTTCAAGGTAGCTGCTTGTCAGATGGCAAGAAGAATGAGGACTCATAGATGTCCTCAGAAGCAGGAAGATACTGGTATGCTTTGA
- the LOC8061744 gene encoding uncharacterized protein LOC8061744 isoform X2 — protein MAEDSGAILRHISSLKDMVDKVNEEIERNIQKTREIESEIVQHSETEKHYLNKESELTKEVSVTEFELNGLIQVAAAESDFLKVAEGNLEFQKVAQDRIRKRLSDKMEKFINESMGFQANMLKSSSEDLVLLLNEKSSLEDESAKLKMKINTVHNSSTEYIAEILEEVNTENSVLESELRYMISEYKDVQKDINNLKVLFSSSNS, from the exons GTCAATGAAGAGATTGAACGAAACATACAAAAGACCAGGGAAATAGAATCAGAGATAGTGCAGCATTCTGAAACCGAAAAGCACTATCTCAACAAGGAGTCTGAGTTGACAAAAGAAGTATCAGTTACTGAGTTTGAACTCAATGGCCTTATCCAAGTGGCTG CTGCTGAATCAGATTTTCTTAAAGTGGCTGAGGGAAATTTGGAGTTCCAGAAAGTTGCTCAGGATAGGATTCGAAAAAGATTGTCTGATAAGAT GGAAAAATTCATCAATGAATCTATGGGATTTCAAGCCAATATGCTCAAAAGTTCGAGTGAGGATTTAGTTCTCTTACTGAATGAAAAAAGTTCACTGGAGGATGAAAGTGCGAAATTGAAAATGAAGATAAACACTGTACATAATTCTTCTACGGAATACATTGCAGAGATTCTTGAGGAAGTAAATACAGAAAATTCAG TTCTGGAGTCTGAGCTACGGTACATGATTTCGGAATATAAGGATGTTCAAAAGGATATAAACAACCTGAAGGTTCTGTTTAGTTCAAGCAATTCATAG
- the LOC8072513 gene encoding auxin transporter-like protein 2, with product MVPGEQAEDAIVAADVGNGKDAGEVRAAMGVVGGDDAEQLQQQHGGGGKFSMKSLLWHGGSVWDAWFSCASNQVAQVLLTLPYSFSQLGMVSGVLLQVFYGLMGSWTAYLISVLYVEYRARKEKEGVSFKNHVIQWFEVLDGLLGPYWKAAGLAFNCTFLLFGTVIQLIACASNIYYINDRLDKRTWTYIFGACCATTVFIPSFHNYRVWSFLGLGMTTYTAWYLTIAAAVHGQVDGVTHSGPNKLVPYFTGATNILYTFGGHAITVEIMHAMWKPRRFKYIYLLATVYVFTLTLPSAAAMYWAFGDQLLTHSNAFSLLPRTPWRDAAVVLMLIHQFITFGFACTPLFFVWEKAVGMHETPSVFLRALVRLPIVVPVWFLAIIFPFFGPINSAVGALLVSFTVYIIPALAHMLTYRSASARLNAAEKPPSFLPSWSGMFVLNAFVVAWVLVVGFGLGGWASVTNFVKQIDTFGLFAKCYQCPTKTHAGSPLPAPPHH from the exons ATGGTGCCGGGCGAGCAGGCGGAGGACGCCATCGTGGCGGCGGACGTCGGCAACggcaaggacgccggggaggtgCGCGCCGCCATgggcgtcgtcggcggcgacgacgctgagcagctgcagcagcagcacggcggcggcggcaagttCAGCATGAAGAGCCTGCTCTGGCACGGCGGCTCCGTCTGGGACGCCTGGTTCAGCTGCGCCTCCAACCAG GTGGCGCAGGTGCTGCTGACGCTGCCGTACTCGTTCTCGCAGCTGGGCATGGTCTCCGGCGTGCTGCTGCAGGTCTTCTACGGCCTCATGGGCAGCTGGACCGCCTACCTCATCAGCGTCCTCTACGTCGAGTACCGCGCCCGCAAGGAGAAGGAAGGCGTCAGCTTCAAGAACCACGTCATCCAG TGGTTCGAAGTTCTCGACGGGCTGCTGGGCCCGTACTGGAAGGCCGCCGGGCTCGCGTTCAACTGCACGTTCCTGCTCTTCGGCACGGTCATCCAGCTGATCGCCTGCGCAAG CAACATCTACTACATCAACGACCGGCTGGACAAGCGGACGTGGACGTACATCTTCGGCGCGTGCTGCGCCACCACCGTCTTCATCCCCTCCTTCCACAACTACCGCGTCTGgtccttcctcggcctcggaatGACCACCTACACCGCCTGGTACCTCaccatcgccgccgccgtccacgGCCAG GTCGACGGCGTCACCCACTCGGGCCCGAACAAGCTCGTGCCCTACTTCACCGGCGCCACCAACATCCTCTACACTTTCGGTGGCCATGCCATCACTGT ggagaTCATGCACGCGATGTGGAAGCCTCGCAGGTTCAAGTACATCTACCTGCTGGCGACGGTGTACGTGTTCACGCTGACGCTGCCGTCGGCGGCGGCCATGTACTGGGCGTTCGGCGACCAGCTGCTGACGCACTCCAACGCCTTCTCGCTGCTGCCGAGGACGCCGTGGCGCGACGCGGCGGTGGTGCTGATGCTGATCCACCAGTTCATCACCTTCGGGTTCGCGTGCACCCCGCTCTTCTTCGTGTGGGAGAAGGCGGTGGGCATGCACGAGACGCCGAGCGTCTTCCTCCGCGCGCTGGTCCGCCTCCCCATCGTCGTCCCCGTCTGGTTCCTCGCCAtcatcttccccttcttcggGCCCATCAACTCCGCCGTCGGCGCGCTCCTCGTCAGCTTCACCGTCTACATCATCCCCGCCCTCGCCCACATGCTCACGTACCGCTCCGCGTCCGCCAGACTG AATGCAGCGGAGAAGCCGCCGTCGTTTCTGCCGAGCTGGTCGGGGATGTTCGTGCTGAACGCGTTCGTGGTGGCGTGGGTGCTGGTGGTCGGCTTCGGCCTCGGCGGCTGGGCCAGCGTGACCAACTTCGTCAAGCAGATCGACACGTTCGGGCTCTTCGCCAAGTGCTACCAGTGCCCGACGAAGACGCACGCCGGGTCGCCGTTGCCGGCGCCGCCGCATCACTGA